TCAAAGTCAGGCCTGGATACTGATTCTGGCAGGGATGAGGTACAGTTTCCCGGATCGCGACGGACTTGCAGCACCAGTCCACGAAGACGATCGAACGCTTGCCCGGCTGATGCTGAGCAGTTTTCCTGAGAACTCGCCTGAGATGGCTTTCTGGATGAGTAGCAAGCTGCGCCAGGCTCGCAGTGTCTGAAAGCTCGCAGTGTCTGAAAGCTGGCCGTGTCTGAAAGCTGGCACTCTGACTAATCGGACATCGGCGGGCCAAGTTCGAATCCGGAATCAAAGCGATGTGCGTCTGTTCGAAGGACTGTTCGCGCTGCGGCGCTGTGACCAGGTTCGGCAGAGATTCGGGTTGTTTGTTCTTCCGCGTTGGCAGGTTCTGACGATTCGCTGTTTTCTGCGTTCACAACCTCCAGTTCAGCGACCCAGCGTCGCAATTCCGATGCGTACTCGTCTCCCAGGTCGCTCTTCACCAGTTCTCGCAGAAATCCTGCGGCACCATCGTCAGAGAGTTCTGCATCTTCGGCCGTCGGGAAACGCATCCTGGGGTCCGGGTGCATCAGTCTTCTGAGTAACCGAATCAGCGATTCGCTGAACTGAAATTCTTCCAGTGGAAGCATTGCAGCAAGGCGGTCCAGAATGTCGCGTTTTGCTTCGATCAACTGTGACCAGCTGAGTCCTGCGAATGGCTTGGAGCCGGTCAGCATTTCAATCAGCATGTATCCAAGACTCGCAAGGTCTGACTGTGGCGTTGCGCGATAGCCGGCAAGTACTTCCGGTGCCGCGTATTCGAGTGTGCATGGCTGGCCCTCAGGGGGGCGACCTATCCAGTATGCAGAACCGATGTCAATGATTTTTACCTGACCGGTTCGCTTCACCATGACGTTGGATGGCTTCAGGTCGCAGTGAATTACTCCGCCACGATGCAGGGCAGAAATTCCCGCAAGACACTCGCGAAGAATGGCAATCGCCATACCCGGTTTCAGCCTGCAATCGACTTCTCCTG
This window of the Planctomycetaceae bacterium genome carries:
- a CDS encoding serine/threonine-protein kinase; the protein is MSSLNDLEKMPASDLSDRMKRYESLYRQKGIEWVAERLFMKRLGVGGQGNVMLAERCGAASFRIPVALKFFSPAPFESVIRYDQEMDRLAEVSAIVARIQDDHLVAVHTFDRDDGIYFLEMEWIDGFDLLHILRRDTLDTVQEAMTERRWANFTERVITTGEVDCRLKPGMAIAILRECLAGISALHRGGVIHCDLKPSNVMVKRTGQVKIIDIGSAYWIGRPPEGQPCTLEYAAPEVLAGYRATPQSDLASLGYMLIEMLTGSKPFAGLSWSQLIEAKRDILDRLAAMLPLEEFQFSESLIRLLRRLMHPDPRMRFPTAEDAELSDDGAAGFLRELVKSDLGDEYASELRRWVAELEVVNAENSESSEPANAEEQTTRISAEPGHSAAARTVLRTDAHRFDSGFELGPPMSD